Within Spinacia oleracea cultivar Varoflay chromosome 4, BTI_SOV_V1, whole genome shotgun sequence, the genomic segment TGAATTCTTGCATCAAACAAATTTAAATGTACATAAAACACatgaataaaaatcaaaatcctcGCAAATCACTTGCCCCCTTGGATTTACCTACCTATAACTTCCTATCTTGAGGAGTATTTTATATCCTATATTTTCTTCTTTACAATGTCATAGAAAATGTATTAAATCAATTTGGGATCTAAACATACTTGAACTCTTCTTGCTTCAATTCCTTTACGTATTGCGTCGCCAAATCGGTCATCATGTTACAGAGTGTAACAAACTCACACAGAAAACCTGCAAAAGAAGTTGAATCAATGTTGGAAATCGGAAGTAATCAAGTGAACCAAAACGTCCTGTGAAGGACTCAACCACAAAACATGACACATAAAAGAGGACAAGGTCCAATATAGGAGTGATGCCCCCATCTAATTTCATATATACACCCGAGGTAAGACAGTAAGAGTATATCCTCGCCGAAGTAATGGAAATCAAAGAAATGGGCAATATAACATTATAACTCAATCTAAAGGGTAGTTTTACATGGTTGCCTAAGGgtccgtttggtttggtgtaaaaacgtttttatggaaaacggttttcttttcaatcattttacaacGATTTTTTGTTCAATAACTTTACACTGTTTggtttagcaaggaatgaaaaacaatttttcatAACTCTCTTAAAGGTGGAACtttttttccttgaaaaatgttttccatagaaattcatttttaacTGAAAACGTTTTATGCCAAACCAAAAGGAGCCTAAATGGGGTGACTACATTGATTAATATTTTTGTTCATTGAAGAGTATCAATAATCTAGATATAGAAGCAAATCATTAAGTAAACATAACTGTTATGGAGAGAAGCACTCACCAGTCACCTCCATTGTTTCAAACCGGATTAGTGGAGCTTATTCCCTACTTGACTTTGCCCAGAACAATCCCTTTTTCCTAAGTGATGGGCTTTCCGAAGCAGATTTGTTTCCCCTTGACCCGAACGAGAAATGTCGCTTGAGAAAAGGCTTTGCGGCAGAAATCTTCAAGCTAGAGCTGTTACCAAGCTTGGGACTTTTCCCTTCATGTGCACTAACGCTTCTCTtccaataatcaaaatcaaaagaGGCATTGGTATCTACAACCCGGTTCCTTGACTTCTTGCTACTTCTAGCTTTTAAATCTTTTTCTGCCTTGAGCATTTTTCCAGTCAATTTCAGAGTTTGCTTCTCCCCGAATGTACAAACCGGACAGGAAGGATCATATTTACTGATTTCGGGTGTTATGGTTTCCAAACACTCAGCATGGTACACATGCCCGCATATCAAAACAGCAACAACGGATAGTTCGTTACCCGCAACAAATTTATGGGTGCTCCACGGTGATTTCTCGGAGAGGAGCTTGGAGCAAATCCCGCACGTTTGAAAATCCACGGAAATTGACCGGGAATTATGACCATTTGTTGTTCTACATGATTTGTCACGAGTAAAGCTGCAGGAGTCACTATCAAATGACCACCGTTCTCTTTGTGATGCAGACATAAGTTCTGAGAAGGCATGAGCTGACCAACCATCAGAAGACCTTCCGTAGGATCCCCGGGTTGACACATTGCTTGCAGCAGAGTTACCATTCGGCACCGGCCCTTCTTCAGAAACAGATTGCATGCTTGGTGAATTTCTCCCAGAACTGTGGTTATCGAATGTCTGATGGGCAAGCGGGTGAGCTGGTGAGCCTCTGGCCCAGCCAGATGGGGTTGGTGTTGGTGGAGGTGGATGACTTTGGGATGAGACAGGTGATGCGCAAGAAGATGTATGAACCGAGGGTGATAATTTAACAGAAGCAGGGTCTGAAACTTGTGGAGATTCTGTATATTGTTCCACCTGACAAAATAATGGAAAGATAAATTATTTGAACTTTAATGATGAGAAAGCAAATCATATTGCTAGAAACCACAAAAGTATGGAGTGTTCTAAGTACCTCGGTTGGCTCGGTACAGACATTCTTCCCGGCAGATTGACCTGTATATATGAAAGCAAAACTCCACTTAGATTTACAGTTTCAAATACAGGAGTATCCAATATAACTGACAACTTTGGAGTAAAGGCACAACATAAATATTGGAAAATGAAGTGCAAACAGTATAACAGGAGACACAAAAACTAGCTACCTACACTAATCTTAAATTTAGAGCCTTGACAGCCATTGATGCAAAAAGAATAACCTTGAATACTTTCCAAGAATGAATTCAGCATCTAGTAAGATTCGCGAAGGGCAAGTAGCCTAAATCTTGACAATCTGAGAGGCTAGCTACAAGCATCATGACAATAATTCTAGAACTCATTGAAAACAAATCAAAACGTGACAAAGTCTCTTTAACATAAGACGATCCACCCAATCAGACGATGATAAATTAGACGATCTAAAACCTCAATAACAAGAAATAGTCGGCAGTAAACCACAAATAAGGTGATAAGTCTCAGGTATCAACTTTAGGCAGTTTGAAGAAAGTGTTGTGACAAATGGTCTAGTGATTAGCTGGTTAAATAGTCTAAAGCTGAATTTGTAATGCTCTTTTGAAGGTATTTAGTGCATGGAGATTTTCCATAAGGTTAGCTCACCTTCGATTGAGTAAGATCTTGTATATTTGATCTGTATTTGGTTGGTTATTAATGAAAATGATAAGTTTCTtaccaaaaaagaaaagtgGGCAGAATAGAAATTTCCGATGTTCTGAATGCTAACTGTGATGGAAGCAACAAAATAAATTCTTCCCTTTTTCAAATACGATCTTCACTATCATGGACAGTTTCTAAAGGCATCTAATCTTCCCAagtcaacaattaattcatctgGAAAAGAACACAAGAGGGTTCAAACTTCACAGACCGTGATTCTAATTTTTACAAACAGTTCTCTAGTCAAAAGGCTTCAAAAACAACGCAGTCACAAATCACAATATCTTAGGCAATAAGAGTAAAGGGAATCCAAAATAAACAGACAACGAAAGTAGGGCAAATTACGCAACGACAGACACATGATACCTTTCTCAAAATCCTAAAGACTACAGGGTAACCGAGAGAAACACAAAGAAAGCCAGCTGCGGCTATTTACCCATGGAGATCAACTGCATGGAGAGAAGGGTCAGACGAACAAATACAGCTAGTAGTGAGTTAGTGACCATAACGAGTGGCTTTGCAAAATTGACTTTACCTGAAACAACTACTTGTATGTACAACTCTCTTTCTCTATGACTTTTGAGTTTTGACTCAGAAAGGAAATGCAACAATCTAAAACTCTTTTCAGCATATATATTAAATTTTATACAAAATCAAGTAGCTACAATTCTTTAGCTGTTTAGTTCATGCCTAGATGAAGCTCGGATATACTTAAAAGGACATGTATAAGTATTTATAACCAAAATGTATCAAGATTCAATATCACATCCATTAGTTGTTCAGCCATAAAGGCCAAGCACATATAAACTAAATTTATATAAATATCAAGTAGCTACAATTCTTTAGCTGATTAGTTCATGCCTAGATGAAGCTCAAATGTACCTAAAAGGACATGTACAATACTTCCTCTTTTCTTCAATATAGCATCatcttgttttttacactacTCACACTAGACCTTTTGATCATCTTTTGTGATTCATATCTACGAAATTATAGTCATGGGAggttttgttagattcgtatcgatatatattttctaaatatcaactttttataattttttcttatacaTAAATCGAGATATTAAGAGCCAAAATATGTGTTGGAAAACGTAAAGTctggtgcaatatttaaggaacagatgaagtataatatatatatatatatatatatatatatatatatatatatatatatatatatatatatatatatatatataatatatatatatatatatatataataaccGAAATGTATCAAGATTCAATATAACATCCATAAGTTGTTCAGCGATCAAGCTACGCTTTTATTCTTTTACCCCTTTTTCCTTCACTCCTCTATTTCATAATCATTCTTTCTTTTAAACATGTGGTAGCTAGTCTTTTGCCATCACCCTAAATCCGTCAATGGCCTTCACTAAGGGCTTTATGGAAAAAGACATGCGCAAAATTCTGATAATTATGCTTAGCATATGCACATCAAAAGGCAGAAAAGGTAAGGACAAATCATGATACTCCATTATCTAACCAAGTCTTGATAAACATAGAACAATCAAACAAGATAATATTCTTATGCAAGGCAAACAAAGAAGGCTTTACCTGATGCAGATGTTTTAAGGCTCTTAGTCATATCCTGATTAACTTGAGACTTACGGCATGCACCCGTTCGATAACTCTCCAATGAACTACCTCCATCTGACACCTGTGCTGATACATCAGTTGCAGATTTCACGTCAATGGCATCATTCCTGCTGGCCACATCAGATAACCAGCCTACTGGAGTTTCTTCACCAGCTACCCCAACTCTACTATCCCAACGAAAACTCCAAGTCGGAGAATGCCTAAAATTTCTATGCAGAAATTCACCACTAGATCCATGCTGTATGGTTCTGTCCCTAGTAGCAACGCAACAAGCGGCTCCCATATTTGCGCATACACCAGCTTAAATGTTCAGCTACCAGGACAAAGTTGTTTGCCCCTTAACCAGAAAGATAGAGCCAGTAGAACCAATCGCATCCTCCCAAAGACCAAATACTTTTCTGAAAAGGAAGGGCATACTATGAATAAACCAAGGCAAACATATGAAACATGTTGAAAAAGTGTGATCATTCAACAAGAAAATGTGTGAATCTGACAAAATTTTCACACACAATAATCTATTGCTTGCTGCTTGTGATTTATCCAATATAGCCTACTAATCCCATTACCCGTGTCATTTTGAGATGAAGAAACCAAATTTCGGTTAATTCAATCTACTATGAGGCTTAAGAAATGGTTTATACACAAACATACAACAAACCTTGGCTATAAAGTTTAGAAGCAACCAAAGTCCTGAATGTTGTAAACTCAAGTTAACAAGAATGAATAACTATAGCAACAACATGGTAAGTTTTAATTAACTCAGCATCATTTAATATCCATTTCTCAAAATTTCTTCTTCAGTGCTATAAAGAGCCCTGGTCAAACTGATCCTATAGCAACAACATTGGAAGTTCTAATCTAATTAACTCAGCAACATTTATTATCCATTTTGGAGAAGCAGAAACACTAAAATTAGCCTTCAGAAACAAAACCCAAAACCAGCACCAAAAATCATCAGATTAAAAGAAAATGACAAAAAGAGGGAACCCAACAATGAAAATCCAAAACGTAATTCGATGCTAACTAGCGGTAGTCCGTAACTAGCTTAGTCAGTTAAAGTCTTGTACGGTGATACCTACTAACCTAAGACCTAGGTTGGAATCCTGTCAAAACGCCCCTCTTGGCTACCATGATATGTTCTCTCTTCATCATCAAGGTGTGCTCAAATCATATGACcacattattatttatattaaaaaaaaatcaacaattgTTTCCTCTCATTCAAAACACCacctaaataataaaaaatgatgCACAATTAAAGGTCAACAAATTAGATAATCAAATAAAACTCAAAATCACAATCACAATCCCAAAATTCatagaaaatatattaaaaaaaatatacccaAAAAATGCTTGTAGAAGAACCTCAAAGAGTGAAGCAGCTAGTAGAGAACATGAAGTTATGAATATGAAAAGTTAAGCAAGGAATAAATAGAATCAAAAAGTTAATTAATCAATTTTATAATAGTTAATTGATTGATTAATCACAAAACCACTCAAAAAGTAGTGAGGGAAATTTATGAGAAATCCCAGAAAAAAAATACAGAAGTCAGAAGATCCGAAATTAAGGGAGATTAAACATTTAAAGCAGAGGAAATGATCAGTCAGAAGAAGAAATCTTACCGATTCAGATTAATTAATCACTtaataataaaatcaaaaattcagcaaaaatcataaataaatatatatataaaaaaaacaactaAATTATCGCAAGATTTAGTTACCAAAAATCTCGCTCATCAAATCAACCAAGTATTAATCATTAACTTGGtgaaaaaaatacataaaaattaagaaaattaagAAGAAAATGGAAAATGGAAATAGAGAAATGACCTGATGAAACTGTAACTGAGAAAGCGCCACagaagagagagagggagaaggAGAAGGGAAAAGGGGAGAGATTCTGATTCTGGTTTTTGGTGTTGGTCTTAAGAGTGAGAGAAGTCGTTTTTGACGGTTGTAAAGTAACGACGTTAAGTTGATTTTATGCTTTTTTTTTCTGCTTACTTCTTTCACACTCTCATTGAGTTGGTACAGTGAGTGATGTGAGTAACGTCGTTAATAATATGTCGACCACCAGACACCACCCTCCCTCCCCTTTGTTTTCTGGTGAGTTTTGCCGACGTGGAAGTTGCTTTTTTAAAAGTATTTGTATTTGGGTTTATTCTAATACTAAAATGTACTCCCtctatttctttttgttgtatccgtttcaaTTTTaagtgtttctttttgttgtatccgtttctatttttggacatacattttatcctaaaatacccttacatttctatctaattaccaaaatacctaaagattctacccatattcccacctaaatttccccacccctattatttaattcttttcccttcccccaTATACTCACTCTCTCACCTcatttatcacccatcattatcactcctctctcttaccttatttctttattattttctctcttctttttttattataatctcttacctacaatcatttttcttacacccaatcattacacttataccaatacaaaccaagattccaattttcttaaaaactccccactttctgaaatggatacatcaaaaagaaatggagggagtatttggtaattaaaataagaaatattagggggtaaaaaaaattggtaattaaagaaaatcggcaaAAACAACCCTGTGAGATTTTTATTTGGTAATttctaaaatatatttttaaaaaggcacatttgccaaatacaacctaataaagttcacTATTTGCTAATTACAACCTgaaatttctaattttgtcaattacaaccttaaacttgtacATCTATTTTGAATTACAACTCGAAATCATTTTCCGGCAAATACCACTggaagatgatgtcataatgttattaaaaaaactTACGAAGTACTCCctttgtatttatttaagagatacacttgccttttccggtcgtatttatttaagagatacacttgccatttttagtaacttatcaaccccaccatctaattaaataatatatctacatcccacccccaccccccactccctaaaatggcatggtccccacttgtttttcttattaaaatatctattcaaccccacttgttttattactttatttcattcaatttttttcttaatactcgtgcccggccaagtgtatctcttaaataaatacggagggagtacataatatctatataaaaaaaatcaattgttttatgttttgtgttttaattattatttatcgatttttttaaaaaaaaattatgtaattttttttttaatagcaaTATGACATCATTTTTTGGTGATTTTTGCAGGAAAATAACTTCGGGTTGTAcatctatttttttaaaaacttgTACATCTATTTTGAATTACAACTCGAAATCATT encodes:
- the LOC110803063 gene encoding uncharacterized protein, with the protein product MGAACCVATRDRTIQHGSSGEFLHRNFRHSPTWSFRWDSRVGVAGEETPVGWLSDVASRNDAIDVKSATDVSAQVSDGGSSLESYRTGACRKSQVNQDMTKSLKTSASGQSAGKNVCTEPTEVEQYTESPQVSDPASVKLSPSVHTSSCASPVSSQSHPPPPTPTPSGWARGSPAHPLAHQTFDNHSSGRNSPSMQSVSEEGPVPNGNSAASNVSTRGSYGRSSDGWSAHAFSELMSASQRERWSFDSDSCSFTRDKSCRTTNGHNSRSISVDFQTCGICSKLLSEKSPWSTHKFVAGNELSVVAVLICGHVYHAECLETITPEISKYDPSCPVCTFGEKQTLKLTGKMLKAEKDLKARSSKKSRNRVVDTNASFDFDYWKRSVSAHEGKSPKLGNSSSLKISAAKPFLKRHFSFGSRGNKSASESPSLRKKGLFWAKSSRE